From Cellulophaga lytica DSM 7489, a single genomic window includes:
- a CDS encoding glycoside hydrolase family 3 protein, which produces MLNYPKILFDLKTNKISFFLVLILFISCNNTPKKTAITQNEKPKSLHVIEAYAAATKQLTTAEKIGQLFMPAAYINDTEEEIVKLEQLIKDQNIGALCFFKSRTSAAANNDAQNKSDTLSLNRLKSLIKRYQKAAKYPLLIAIDAEWGLAMRVDNTPQYPYAITLGAMQNKDSLIYEVGKNIAKDCKDAGVHWNLAPVVDINNNPKNPVIGYRSFGENKELVTKNAIAFVNGMQSQGIISCLKHFPGHGDTATDSHIGLPVINKSKEALLANELYPFQQLINNGIESVMIGHLAVPSLTEEKNTPTTLSKKTIKGLLRGEMNFNNVVISDALNMRSVSKLYPTKGELEWIAFDAGNDVLCFAENTKEGIATILKNATEQQIEESFKRVWQLKEKAMNTIVSPSKEYYTSKSLNTKLAAESLTAVKGDTNTITNFKSDGFAGIEITSNKENLFFNTIKEELKFTSYNTTKTTVSKIKDAVKTEENIVVALYPPSIKPKNNFGISDNELQLLTNLMATKNVILYVFGNPYVLTTIDTSNAKNIIVAYQDFPVFQEYAAEHFLEKVNAKGKLSVSID; this is translated from the coding sequence ATGCTTAATTACCCTAAAATTTTATTTGACTTAAAAACCAACAAAATTTCTTTTTTTCTTGTATTAATTTTATTTATCAGCTGCAACAATACACCTAAAAAAACAGCTATTACCCAAAATGAAAAACCAAAAAGTTTACACGTAATAGAAGCTTATGCAGCAGCTACAAAACAACTTACAACAGCAGAAAAAATTGGACAACTTTTTATGCCTGCTGCTTATATTAACGACACTGAAGAAGAAATTGTAAAACTAGAACAACTTATAAAAGACCAAAACATTGGTGCGCTTTGCTTTTTTAAAAGTAGAACTAGCGCAGCTGCTAACAACGACGCACAAAATAAAAGCGACACACTTAGTTTAAACAGATTAAAATCTTTAATAAAAAGATACCAAAAAGCTGCTAAATATCCTTTGCTAATTGCTATTGATGCAGAATGGGGATTGGCAATGCGTGTAGACAATACTCCGCAATACCCTTATGCTATTACACTTGGCGCAATGCAGAATAAAGATTCTCTGATATATGAAGTTGGCAAAAACATTGCTAAAGATTGTAAAGATGCTGGTGTACATTGGAACTTGGCTCCAGTTGTAGACATTAATAACAATCCTAAAAATCCGGTAATTGGCTATAGGTCTTTTGGAGAAAACAAAGAACTAGTAACTAAAAATGCCATTGCTTTTGTTAATGGTATGCAAAGCCAAGGTATTATTAGCTGTCTTAAACACTTTCCAGGTCACGGAGACACAGCTACTGACTCGCACATTGGATTGCCTGTAATAAATAAGTCCAAAGAAGCTTTATTAGCAAATGAGTTATACCCTTTTCAGCAACTTATAAATAACGGAATAGAAAGCGTAATGATAGGCCATTTGGCTGTACCTTCACTAACCGAAGAAAAAAATACACCTACTACCCTATCTAAAAAAACAATAAAAGGACTTTTAAGAGGAGAAATGAATTTTAATAATGTAGTAATTTCTGACGCCTTAAATATGCGTAGTGTATCTAAACTATACCCTACCAAAGGAGAATTGGAGTGGATTGCCTTTGATGCTGGTAATGATGTACTATGTTTTGCAGAAAATACTAAAGAAGGTATTGCTACTATTTTAAAAAATGCCACAGAGCAACAAATTGAAGAAAGCTTTAAAAGAGTGTGGCAGCTTAAAGAAAAAGCAATGAATACTATTGTTAGTCCGTCTAAAGAGTATTACACTTCAAAAAGTTTAAACACAAAATTAGCTGCAGAAAGTTTAACTGCTGTTAAAGGTGATACCAATACGATTACTAATTTTAAGTCTGATGGATTTGCTGGTATTGAGATAACTAGTAATAAAGAGAATCTTTTTTTTAATACGATAAAAGAAGAATTAAAATTTACTAGCTACAACACAACCAAAACTACAGTATCTAAAATAAAAGATGCTGTAAAAACTGAAGAAAATATAGTTGTAGCTTTATATCCGCCAAGTATTAAACCTAAAAATAACTTTGGAATTTCTGATAATGAATTACAGTTATTAACCAATTTAATGGCTACTAAAAATGTAATACTATATGTATTTGGTAACCCTTATGTACTAACTACAATAGATACTAGTAATGCTAAAAATATAATAGTTGCATACCAAGACTTTCCTGTTTTTCAGGAATATGCTGCAGAACATTTTTTAGAAAAGGTAAATGCTAAAGGAAAACTATCCGTTTCAATAGATTAA
- the murQ gene encoding N-acetylmuramic acid 6-phosphate etherase: MLDYTKVTETSSNYTDLELMNTSTILTSMNNEDKKIADAVALCIPEITKLVDALTERFNKGGRLFYIGAGTSGRLGILDASEIPPTFGLPHTKVIGIIAGGDTAIRLPVENAEDNKEQAWKDLQAYGINQNDTVVGIAASGTTPYVIGGVTRAKENGLLTACITNNPGSPLTKAVEIAIAVMVGPEFVTGSTRMKSGTSQKLVLNMISTALMIKIGRVKGNKMVNMQLSNDKLVDRGARYVVEELNIPYTEAETLLKKYGSVKKAVESYKK; encoded by the coding sequence ATGTTAGACTACACTAAAGTTACCGAAACTTCATCAAACTATACAGATTTAGAATTAATGAATACTAGTACCATTTTAACTAGTATGAATAATGAAGACAAAAAAATTGCAGATGCTGTTGCATTATGTATTCCTGAGATTACAAAACTGGTAGATGCATTAACAGAACGCTTTAATAAGGGAGGGCGTTTATTTTATATAGGTGCAGGAACTAGTGGAAGGTTGGGTATTTTAGATGCTTCTGAAATACCGCCAACTTTTGGATTGCCACACACCAAAGTTATAGGTATAATAGCGGGTGGCGACACAGCAATTAGATTGCCGGTAGAAAATGCAGAGGATAATAAAGAGCAAGCTTGGAAAGATTTACAAGCTTACGGTATTAACCAGAATGATACCGTTGTGGGTATTGCGGCATCTGGTACAACACCTTATGTAATAGGTGGCGTAACAAGAGCTAAGGAAAACGGATTGTTAACAGCTTGTATTACTAATAACCCAGGCTCACCACTAACAAAAGCCGTAGAAATTGCAATTGCGGTTATGGTAGGTCCTGAGTTTGTAACTGGTAGCACACGTATGAAAAGTGGAACATCACAAAAATTGGTGCTTAATATGATTTCTACAGCATTAATGATAAAAATAGGTAGGGTTAAAGGAAACAAAATGGTAAATATGCAGCTTAGTAATGATAAGTTGGTAGACCGTGGAGCTCGTTATGTAGTTGAAGAGTTAAATATTCCTTACACAGAAGCTGAAACTTTACTTAAAAAGTACGGATCAGTAAAAAAAGCAGTAGAGTCTTATAAAAAATAA
- a CDS encoding T9SS type B sorting domain-containing protein: MQPSKRKLALCAMLLVFGFIVCTTAIANPKVYGFITDVITFDDALFKALTLEEKKETPAKEKVNLISPTKKKTVKANTLATPVMFATIINGANEESTCPDDGSTLAKFFLCGTGDDRTVSLSTSGSTYVWQKLGSGCSFVGSDDCPTYNSACSGDWVTVGNDPTYLLDASNTGVEGEYRVRVDSGVYYHFRVTSNPLDPQITSKNIICGNPGNIEVTNVPAGYEYSLNSASGPFQDSPSFDITTPGNYQVFAQLKNAPATSCIFPSEIVTITEESMTVDVTKTDIICSGEKGNIGVSVSGATGFYSYRLLKNGVTLDTFGPSANTSHTFNNLGPGTYSVQVETNDCDVTVTEIAGDPITIGNGLAPIEATAFATDSFGCGATSVDVTLDVSGGTSPYRYSLDGGATYSTTFASSVVFAVSSAGTYNILVEDVNGCTKDAAVEVQNIPPPVFNVTAEDANCGGANNGRLTINVTNSNGYALEYSNDNGVTFQNSNVFSSLAPGSYDVVVRYQQDTFVCTTAPVSESIGTPSSISSSTSITAQPSCGNENGGEITFTPATGGTGPYEYSIGSGFVTGTTVFPGLSQGSTYTPQVRDANGCVETLPDVTFAALNKPTDIDFTVSSIDCGTGTATVSLAVIGGGTITDYEIIAPSSVSNGTNNVFTGLGIGSYTFRVTDAGGCSYTESFAINDISSIKVTAQLQDNVTCVGDSDGRGRFVVDGFASTYRYQIDANPVVTGQSDNFISVSGLAAGSYTITVTDEETNCVETATLTISEPSAPLTMAPTLTPMSCANNNRGSITANATGGWGSYSYTLERPGALSDIGPRNNSNFTGLSQEGDYVLIVEDSEGCSSSYNFTLTALSSPTLTIDTSASDFCFDSTDAATINVTASGGDGNYEYRVNGGAWFAGTANESIPAPGPGSYQIQVRDGNGCTDLVGRNIRPEMTTTVAIQKELTCSLVPGDGDAEIRVNVSSGNTPYQTYEVSFNGSAYSPAVGFTGSSFVYTAAVDGTYQFRITDNETCTVETNVITLSPTETIAATANVTDPTCGDDATGSVELVPDTTVGVPPYQYSSDNVTFTNQPVFSNLSPGSYTYYVRDSRGCDVAVPFTVGPATPGVDATVDFVGPTCGVTPADGEINVTAVSNGTAPYTYTLLDTAGNVLATVGPTAATTANFPGLAEGDYVVETRDASTCEDRDVINLRQNNLTITPIPTIGPDCSTAFTFLVDIAGGTAPYLIGLVGETLVSPNVDADTHDFTGQVEYGITYFVEVLDAAGCTHIQQIDPIPTLNPLTVDATSSAASCATPDDADVDYTVDGLPNGSDIIISLTDTDTGAIISGPTTVNNVTFPYTGTFTNLPIGNYQVIVTEDTGVANYCNASALVSITNDNPTPVVERNTNATCLNPNGQLVLRGVGGSPAYNFGVVPTGDPAPTLTTNNIYDLPPGTYDVYIEDSKGCTSLLTGVVIGTDPALADPLVDVTNQCFAVANYTIDVTSPLTTPGGPETTFQYDIGNGFQDSPNFTVPNAGTYTVTVRDGNGCTSSTVVEVFDFFSISASASSQPSCNNADGIVEVETTGGSGNFRYELDDGTTTTTHEPTDTDPEIFTGLAPGSYTITVTDLDSNTTPLCSDITTVDIITVNTPIIDATVVENVSCNGADDGSITVELDPASATDAPFEYNIYVGTSTTPLQSIEDATFENLEPGTYQVEVVSDRGCAVRSDDIIVDEPTVLEVTPVAPDFTCNPSANSFSTTTITIYTDDNGDGTGTDTGNSNYSYSLNDGTPFYDGTNFQSSNTFEIIDRGVDQTIDVIVRDGKGCETTETITIATPTDLTFNFNMLNPITCDATGSGASAGQLEIIVDQGPGNYEVQVLPLGSQPAQFSSGSDRVVWDVTVPGDYIFAVRDIDSGTCLFVTPTATVPDFNVINAIINEVKPVSCFGASDGEISIEVNDYNGAYNYEVFLVDNTGTEVTTGVTGSFDTTAPIATPEIITGLPAGNLIVRVEALESPFCDTASNTAPVRSPDRALTTMAEQTAYVTCQVPGLGEITATSDGGWGTYEYQLEKETATPGTYTVEVAYGSSPIFSNLSEGNYRVSSRDAGGCIVFDDITLSLPVAINADIEIVQPLLCPGANDGVIRAFNVTGGEDLDGDGEEYLFQLNRLDSSGAITNTSGLQESATFPNLPSGYYTITVFDGWDCSFTTPQIYIVDPEPVEAELVEITPPGCGDLGRIGLSVTNPVAGMEYFYRRSGTTDAFVSFGGPDVTSVTITIPDIDADPGPFQYDVQNGNGCPEQQSNEVGLDKALPLVVALDLVDAEIKCQGEATAIIRSEAFGGIGNYNYTLVNNDLGGVPTAPTAADIVRPEQSSGVFRNLSPGTYYVYATSGGCSAISDIIEIEPKIPLEVIMSEANPVSCTGDFDGSIRIEARGGTGQIKFSISDTLSEFFVGDEDPNTITFEDLAPGTYSVLIQDEVGCSILREITVEEPEVLVVADVDTTPELCINAADGTATLSISGGTPFVDPVTGDEYYETSLNSADPADFVRNDDLFFDNLAGGETYVVFIRDANLCDTNAVINIDYGVDLTATPIIEYGCSGIFPFSTVTIDMADSSVMSNLMFSLDVDDIAMATTQNVFGDLEPDTMHTVYIYHSNGCSTSVDFTLDAYDPLTLSAIKTGPNEITALAQGGYGGYTYFFQGNSQGDNSIYQLNEDETVTVRVEDAQGCVAEVKLEFEFTGKIDIPNFFTPNGDNENDRWAPKNREFFPDIEIIIYDRYGRVVARLDDVTSWDGTYEGNEVPTGDYWYVVNANDKEKQRYVGHFTLYR, translated from the coding sequence ATGCAACCAAGTAAAAGAAAACTTGCGTTATGTGCTATGCTATTAGTTTTTGGCTTTATAGTATGCACTACCGCTATTGCTAATCCTAAAGTATACGGCTTTATAACAGACGTAATTACTTTTGACGATGCTTTATTTAAAGCATTAACATTGGAGGAGAAAAAAGAAACTCCTGCCAAAGAAAAAGTTAACCTCATATCACCAACAAAGAAAAAAACGGTTAAAGCCAATACGTTGGCAACGCCTGTAATGTTTGCAACTATTATTAATGGAGCAAACGAAGAGAGTACTTGTCCGGATGATGGTAGTACACTTGCAAAATTTTTCTTGTGTGGTACAGGAGATGATAGAACAGTATCATTAAGTACTTCAGGTAGTACTTATGTATGGCAAAAATTGGGGTCTGGTTGTTCATTTGTTGGTTCAGATGATTGTCCTACATACAACAGTGCTTGTAGTGGAGATTGGGTAACAGTAGGTAATGATCCTACGTATTTGTTAGACGCCAGTAATACAGGTGTAGAAGGTGAATATAGAGTGCGCGTAGACTCTGGTGTTTACTATCACTTTAGAGTAACATCTAACCCTTTAGACCCTCAAATTACATCAAAAAATATTATATGTGGTAACCCAGGAAATATAGAGGTTACTAATGTGCCAGCAGGATATGAATATAGTTTAAATTCTGCTTCAGGGCCTTTTCAAGATAGCCCTTCTTTTGATATTACAACACCTGGTAACTACCAAGTGTTTGCTCAGTTAAAAAATGCACCAGCTACTTCTTGTATTTTTCCATCAGAAATAGTAACAATTACTGAGGAGTCTATGACAGTAGATGTTACAAAAACAGATATTATTTGTAGTGGAGAAAAAGGAAATATTGGTGTGTCAGTTTCTGGAGCTACTGGTTTTTACAGTTACAGACTTTTAAAAAATGGTGTAACATTAGATACTTTTGGACCTAGTGCAAATACAAGTCATACTTTTAACAACTTAGGACCAGGAACATATTCTGTTCAGGTAGAAACTAACGACTGTGATGTAACTGTAACAGAAATTGCAGGAGACCCTATTACTATTGGTAATGGTTTAGCGCCTATAGAGGCTACAGCTTTTGCAACCGACAGTTTTGGTTGTGGCGCAACAAGTGTAGATGTTACTTTAGATGTGTCTGGAGGAACCTCTCCTTACCGTTATAGTTTAGATGGCGGAGCAACTTATAGTACTACTTTTGCTAGTTCGGTTGTTTTTGCTGTTAGCTCTGCAGGTACCTATAATATTTTGGTAGAAGATGTTAATGGTTGTACAAAAGACGCTGCTGTAGAAGTACAAAATATACCACCTCCTGTATTTAATGTAACAGCAGAAGATGCCAATTGTGGTGGCGCAAATAATGGAAGGTTAACAATTAATGTAACAAATAGTAATGGGTACGCTTTAGAATATAGTAATGATAATGGTGTAACTTTTCAAAACAGTAATGTATTTTCTAGTTTGGCTCCAGGATCTTATGATGTTGTAGTAAGGTATCAACAAGATACTTTTGTGTGTACAACAGCACCAGTATCAGAAAGTATAGGAACTCCTTCATCAATATCATCATCTACATCAATAACAGCACAACCAAGTTGTGGAAATGAAAATGGAGGAGAAATTACATTTACACCTGCAACTGGTGGTACAGGCCCTTATGAGTATAGTATAGGTTCTGGTTTTGTAACTGGTACTACTGTTTTTCCTGGTTTATCTCAGGGAAGTACATATACACCACAAGTTAGAGATGCTAACGGTTGTGTAGAGACGCTACCAGATGTAACTTTTGCAGCATTAAACAAGCCTACAGATATAGATTTTACGGTATCTAGCATAGACTGTGGAACTGGTACAGCAACTGTTAGTTTAGCAGTAATAGGTGGTGGAACAATAACAGATTATGAAATTATTGCACCAAGCTCTGTATCTAATGGGACAAATAATGTTTTTACAGGTTTAGGAATAGGAAGTTACACTTTTAGAGTAACAGATGCAGGCGGATGTTCTTACACAGAAAGTTTTGCTATTAATGATATTAGTTCTATAAAAGTTACTGCACAATTACAAGACAACGTTACTTGTGTGGGAGATTCTGATGGTCGTGGTCGCTTTGTTGTAGATGGTTTTGCATCTACTTATCGTTATCAAATAGATGCAAATCCTGTGGTAACAGGTCAATCAGACAACTTTATAAGTGTTAGTGGTTTAGCTGCGGGTAGTTATACAATAACGGTTACAGATGAAGAAACTAATTGTGTAGAGACAGCAACACTTACTATTAGTGAGCCATCTGCACCATTAACAATGGCACCTACACTTACACCAATGAGTTGTGCTAATAATAATAGAGGTTCTATTACTGCAAACGCCACTGGTGGTTGGGGTAGTTATAGCTATACTTTAGAAAGACCAGGAGCTTTGTCTGATATAGGTCCAAGAAATAATTCTAATTTCACAGGCTTAAGTCAAGAAGGAGATTATGTTTTAATAGTTGAAGACAGTGAAGGATGCTCTTCAAGTTATAACTTTACATTAACAGCATTAAGTTCACCAACATTAACGATAGATACTAGCGCGTCAGATTTTTGTTTTGATAGTACAGATGCGGCAACTATAAATGTAACAGCTTCTGGAGGTGATGGTAATTATGAATATAGAGTAAATGGTGGTGCTTGGTTTGCAGGTACTGCAAATGAATCTATACCTGCACCAGGTCCAGGTAGCTACCAAATACAAGTTAGAGACGGTAATGGTTGTACAGATTTAGTAGGCAGAAATATTAGACCAGAAATGACTACAACTGTAGCCATACAAAAAGAGTTAACGTGTAGTTTAGTTCCAGGAGACGGAGATGCAGAAATAAGAGTAAATGTATCTAGCGGAAACACACCATATCAAACTTATGAGGTAAGTTTTAATGGATCAGCATATAGTCCTGCTGTAGGTTTTACAGGTTCTTCATTTGTTTATACAGCAGCTGTAGATGGTACATATCAGTTTAGAATAACAGACAATGAAACTTGTACGGTAGAAACAAACGTAATTACACTTAGTCCTACAGAGACTATTGCGGCAACGGCTAATGTAACAGATCCTACTTGTGGAGACGATGCTACAGGTAGTGTGGAGTTGGTTCCAGATACTACGGTTGGTGTTCCTCCTTATCAATATAGTTCAGATAATGTAACATTTACAAACCAACCTGTATTTAGTAACTTATCTCCTGGTAGTTATACATACTACGTAAGAGATAGTAGAGGTTGTGATGTAGCAGTTCCTTTTACAGTTGGTCCTGCAACACCTGGAGTAGATGCTACAGTAGATTTTGTAGGTCCTACTTGCGGTGTAACACCTGCAGACGGAGAAATAAATGTAACAGCAGTGTCTAACGGTACAGCTCCTTACACTTATACTTTATTAGATACAGCAGGTAATGTATTAGCAACTGTAGGTCCTACGGCAGCAACTACAGCAAATTTCCCCGGTTTAGCAGAAGGAGATTATGTAGTAGAAACTAGAGATGCTAGCACTTGTGAAGATAGAGATGTAATTAATTTAAGGCAAAATAATTTAACTATAACACCAATTCCAACAATAGGTCCAGATTGTTCTACGGCTTTTACTTTTCTTGTAGATATTGCAGGTGGTACAGCACCTTATTTAATTGGTTTGGTAGGAGAAACATTGGTGTCTCCTAATGTAGATGCAGATACGCATGATTTTACAGGGCAGGTTGAGTATGGAATAACATATTTTGTAGAGGTTTTAGATGCAGCTGGTTGTACTCATATTCAGCAAATAGATCCTATTCCTACATTAAACCCATTAACAGTAGATGCAACATCATCTGCGGCTTCTTGTGCCACTCCAGATGATGCAGATGTAGATTACACAGTAGACGGTTTACCTAATGGTTCAGATATTATAATTAGTTTAACAGATACAGATACTGGAGCTATAATTAGTGGTCCAACTACAGTAAATAATGTGACTTTTCCTTATACAGGTACTTTTACAAACTTACCTATAGGAAATTATCAGGTAATAGTTACAGAAGATACTGGTGTTGCAAATTATTGTAATGCAAGTGCCTTGGTTTCAATAACAAATGATAACCCAACACCAGTTGTGGAGCGTAATACAAATGCAACCTGTTTAAATCCAAACGGACAATTAGTTTTACGTGGAGTAGGTGGGTCACCAGCATATAATTTTGGAGTAGTGCCAACAGGAGATCCTGCGCCAACTCTTACAACAAATAATATATACGATTTACCTCCTGGAACTTATGATGTTTATATAGAAGATAGTAAAGGTTGTACGTCTTTATTAACTGGAGTAGTAATAGGTACGGATCCAGCCTTGGCAGATCCATTAGTAGATGTAACTAACCAATGTTTTGCTGTAGCAAATTATACTATAGATGTTACTTCGCCTTTAACAACACCAGGCGGACCAGAAACTACGTTTCAATATGATATTGGTAATGGTTTTCAAGATAGTCCAAACTTTACAGTACCTAATGCAGGTACATATACTGTAACGGTTCGTGATGGTAATGGTTGTACAAGTAGTACGGTTGTAGAAGTGTTTGATTTCTTCTCAATATCTGCAAGTGCATCATCACAACCATCATGTAATAATGCAGACGGTATAGTAGAAGTAGAAACTACAGGTGGTAGTGGTAATTTTAGGTATGAATTAGATGATGGCACAACCACTACAACTCATGAACCAACAGACACAGATCCTGAAATTTTTACAGGTTTAGCTCCTGGTAGCTATACTATAACAGTAACAGATTTAGATTCTAATACAACTCCATTATGTTCAGATATTACCACGGTAGATATTATTACAGTAAATACACCAATAATAGATGCTACTGTTGTAGAAAATGTTTCTTGTAACGGAGCAGATGATGGTAGTATTACCGTTGAGTTAGACCCTGCTTCTGCTACAGATGCACCTTTTGAATATAATATTTATGTAGGTACTAGCACAACACCATTACAATCTATAGAAGATGCAACTTTTGAAAACCTTGAACCTGGAACTTACCAAGTAGAGGTAGTGTCAGACAGAGGATGTGCTGTAAGATCAGATGATATTATTGTAGATGAGCCAACAGTTTTAGAAGTAACGCCGGTTGCTCCTGATTTTACATGTAATCCTTCTGCAAACTCATTTAGTACAACAACTATTACTATTTATACAGATGATAACGGAGATGGTACAGGAACTGATACAGGTAATAGTAACTACAGCTACAGTTTAAATGATGGTACTCCTTTTTATGATGGTACTAACTTTCAATCTTCTAATACTTTTGAAATTATAGATAGAGGAGTAGACCAAACTATAGATGTTATTGTAAGAGACGGTAAGGGCTGTGAAACAACAGAGACTATTACAATAGCTACGCCAACAGACTTAACTTTTAACTTTAATATGTTAAATCCTATTACTTGTGATGCCACAGGTTCTGGAGCCTCGGCAGGTCAATTAGAAATTATTGTAGACCAAGGTCCAGGTAATTATGAAGTACAAGTGTTACCATTAGGATCTCAGCCAGCTCAATTTTCTAGCGGATCAGATCGTGTTGTTTGGGATGTTACTGTACCAGGAGATTATATTTTTGCAGTAAGAGATATAGATAGTGGTACCTGTTTGTTTGTAACACCAACAGCTACAGTGCCAGATTTTAATGTTATAAATGCCATAATTAATGAAGTTAAACCTGTTTCTTGCTTTGGAGCAAGTGATGGTGAAATAAGTATAGAGGTAAACGATTATAATGGAGCTTATAATTATGAGGTATTTTTAGTAGATAATACAGGAACAGAAGTTACTACAGGTGTTACAGGATCTTTTGATACTACAGCACCAATAGCAACACCAGAAATTATTACGGGCTTACCTGCAGGTAACTTAATTGTTAGGGTAGAAGCTTTAGAATCTCCTTTTTGTGATACAGCTAGTAATACTGCGCCAGTTAGGTCTCCAGACAGAGCATTAACTACTATGGCAGAGCAAACAGCTTACGTTACTTGTCAGGTTCCAGGATTAGGAGAAATTACAGCAACATCAGACGGTGGTTGGGGTACTTATGAGTATCAGTTAGAAAAAGAAACAGCAACACCAGGCACATATACAGTAGAGGTAGCTTATGGCTCTTCTCCAATATTTAGTAACCTATCTGAAGGAAATTATAGAGTAAGCAGTAGAGATGCTGGTGGTTGTATTGTTTTTGATGATATTACACTGAGTTTACCAGTTGCTATTAATGCAGATATAGAAATTGTACAACCATTACTTTGTCCTGGAGCAAATGATGGTGTAATTAGAGCTTTTAACGTAACAGGAGGTGAAGATTTAGATGGTGATGGTGAAGAGTATTTATTTCAATTAAATAGGTTAGATAGTTCTGGTGCAATTACAAATACAAGTGGACTACAAGAATCTGCTACCTTTCCTAATTTACCTTCGGGGTATTATACAATTACTGTTTTTGACGGTTGGGATTGTAGCTTTACTACGCCACAAATTTATATTGTAGACCCAGAACCTGTAGAGGCAGAGTTAGTAGAAATTACACCTCCTGGTTGTGGAGACTTAGGAAGAATAGGACTTAGTGTTACAAACCCAGTTGCTGGTATGGAGTATTTTTATAGAAGATCTGGAACAACAGACGCTTTTGTAAGCTTTGGAGGTCCAGATGTTACATCTGTTACCATTACTATTCCAGATATTGACGCAGACCCAGGACCATTTCAATATGATGTTCAAAATGGAAATGGTTGTCCAGAACAGCAATCTAATGAAGTTGGTTTAGATAAAGCACTTCCTTTAGTTGTGGCATTAGATTTAGTAGATGCAGAAATTAAATGTCAGGGTGAAGCAACAGCTATAATAAGGTCTGAAGCTTTTGGAGGAATAGGAAACTACAATTATACACTAGTTAATAACGATTTAGGTGGTGTGCCAACAGCACCAACTGCAGCAGACATTGTTAGACCAGAGCAGTCTTCTGGAGTATTTAGAAACTTAAGTCCTGGTACATACTATGTATATGCAACTAGTGGAGGATGTTCTGCAATATCTGATATTATTGAAATAGAACCAAAAATACCATTAGAGGTTATTATGTCTGAGGCAAACCCAGTAAGTTGTACGGGAGATTTTGATGGTAGTATTAGAATTGAAGCAAGAGGAGGTACAGGCCAAATTAAGTTCTCTATATCAGATACTTTAAGTGAGTTTTTTGTAGGTGATGAAGATCCAAACACAATTACTTTTGAAGACTTAGCACCAGGTACATATTCTGTTTTAATACAAGATGAGGTTGGTTGTAGTATTTTAAGAGAAATAACAGTTGAAGAACCAGAGGTATTAGTTGTTGCAGATGTAGATACTACACCAGAGTTGTGTATTAATGCTGCAGATGGTACAGCTACACTTTCTATATCTGGGGGAACACCTTTTGTAGACCCAGTTACTGGAGATGAGTATTATGAGACAAGTTTGAACTCTGCTGATCCAGCTGATTTTGTAAGAAACGATGATTTATTCTTTGATAATTTAGCAGGAGGCGAAACTTATGTTGTCTTTATTAGAGATGCTAATTTGTGTGATACTAACGCTGTAATTAATATAGATTATGGTGTAGATTTAACAGCAACACCAATAATAGAGTATGGTTGTAGTGGTATATTCCCTTTTAGTACAGTTACTATAGATATGGCAGATAGCAGTGTAATGTCTAATTTAATGTTTTCTTTAGATGTAGATGATATTGCAATGGCAACTACACAAAATGTCTTTGGAGATTTAGAGCCAGATACAATGCATACGGTATATATTTACCACAGTAATGGTTGTTCTACTTCTGTAGACTTTACTTTAGATGCTTATGATCCGTTAACTCTTTCAGCAATAAAAACAGGACCTAATGAAATAACTGCTTTAGCGCAGGGCGGATATGGAGGTTATACTTATTTTTTCCAAGGAAACTCTCAAGGAGATAATTCAATTTATCAGCTAAATGAAGATGAAACTGTTACCGTACGTGTAGAAGATGCACAAGGTTGTGTAGCTGAGGTTAAGTTAGAGTTTGAGTTTACTGGTAAAATAGACATACCTAATTTCTTTACACCTAATGGAGATAATGAAAATGATAGATGGGCACCTAAAAACAGAGAGTTTTTTCCAGACATAGAAATTATCATTTATGATAGGTATGGTAGAGTTGTAGCAAGGTTAGATGATGTTACATCTTGGGATGGTACTTATGAAGGTAACGAAGTGCCAACAGGAGATTATTGGTATGTAGTTAATGCTAATGATAAGGAGAAACAACGTTATGTTGGACACTTTACACTATACAGATAG